AATTATTtcagaattatttttaaacctaaacagaacagaaaaccAACATTTCTGCCCGAGTAATTCAGCCTGTACGCGCTTTGAGTTGTAATTGCAGACTCAGCTTGGCCGGCTGCAAGTTAATGGCCAATGGTCAGCAGCTGCCGCAGCCAAAACAGACGTGCTCcaattgtaaacaaaaatgttggaGCTCGAGGTGCACTTGTGTTggtctgcatctgcatctgcatctccgtctccatctccatctgcgCCGGATGGCAGCGAAGTCTGTCAAGTGGGTTACGATTCCGACTTCCCCTCGGGTAGCCAGTTTTTGCGTGCTGAGCACATTTCCTATAAATAGTAGCTGTAAAccataaataaaaacgaaaaaaggcAGAAGCGTAAGAGTAGAGCTACAATTCAAGCAATCTATCAAGTTGCAGGCACCTCGAGATAGAATTCTGCGCTCAAATGATTTGTTTAGATGGGTTGCCACTAAGTGGAGGCCGGTTAAAGCCGCTTTAGATATACCGAAatgattggattggattgtaTTGGATTGAAttaatcgaaattcgaatcgGAGCAAAGTGGTATCTATTTACGGCCTAAACATCACTTACCCTAATCGCGATCACAACAATTGATGGCCATAAATCAAGCCTCAGCAGTGCAGCAGCTGATATAGCTGCCGATGGCATCGATGGTATCCATATCATAAACAAGAACTTCCGATTGCGGCGTCTGCTCAAGTGGCAAGTGCCACGAGCGGCTTAAAtcgccagcaacaacaaagagTATCTTATTTAAGccaaaaaaccaataaaaaaccgaaacttTCAGCGGCCAAGGAACGACAGCTTGAAGACCCAAACAGGTGGCATCAGCAGTTGGGTCGGAGACAAGAACAGGACCTTGGACACAGGGACGGCGGGACGGGAGGACTTCCGCCGACGTCCTGGCCAGGTGGCCTCGCCTTTGCCAGGTCAAGCGAAAAGGCGTCAACGTATCCCTCAAAAGGATACGCATCGCTTTGCCCTCATAACTCATTAGCGCAGAGTGTATTTATTGTTGATTCGTATCATGGTTACTAATCAAGAAGTTCggcatttaataaacaaaagtcTTTTTATATTTGCCTTGAGTGGTTTTCTAATAGAAACGCAAGGCGCTAATtacatataaaatatgtaggtcagttttttttagataaaaattttatttaacaaagtcattataataatacaaattaaaatatattttggcaTTAAGACGATATTTAACTACCTTTTAAGTACAAACTGATGGATTTCCATTTTGGATCTGATggatctgtttttttttagtttgcagTCTGCTTGCAGTtccataattaaaatgatatattaCTGCTTGATGATTTATTATGCAAAAATTCTTCTTTTTTAGTcagttaataattattttcttagtCCGCGGAATCGATGTGGGCCAAGAACGTTTTTAATAATGCGTTTTGAAAGTGGCAAAGGCACCAAAAATACATCGGTGTGATTTCTCACTTTACTAATGTTGGCTTAACACCTCACTGAAAACGGCACATTAACTTTCGATTTCTATCGTATTCGAATCGCTTACACAATATCGGATCCCGAAATTGTGTATTTCAATGCTTCATTTATTGTCAATTAGTCCAATTTTTATCCTACTCGAAAGTTGAAAAAATTTCAAGCCACTTTTAAGAAGATATTATCGATATATGATTACCACAGCTCATTAAACGTTTCTATGCATTGTATTTCCTCAGACGTTTCCATTAAAGAAACATAATATTTACTAGCCAAACGagacatacaaatatgtatatacaACATTGAACGAATAAATAAGCGCAGCTGAGAAAATTATGGGAATGGGGTTTCTTCAATAAACTTGAATATGCAACGCTGCAACTCCACAAAGCTTAtaaaaaaactgtaaaaactttcaaatatttgaaaaggtATTTGTTTTCATGGTCGAGAGCAGCGTGGGGCAAGAACAAAATGAATAAAGGTTTTATTATGTAAAAAGCTTACGGGGAACTATAACTTTTTGAATCACATTAGTACTCATAAAACGATGGTAGAAAATGTCGCATTGCTAAGTTACTTGTTCTACGTGGAACAAGTTAAAGAATTTACAGTAAAAATTACATGGtttaatggtttaaaaaagtaaagaaataaaatatttaaaaattgcatttgttttaaaacaacattttttaaaaggttaCATTAGCCCAGTGAACCTTTCTTCAATTGTATATGAGGCACAGTTCCTTCTTAATAAGTCATTACCGAAAAGAATcgaattaaaaaatcaaacacTTCGCAAATAGCAAACCGAAGCGACAATTCGCATATTCATCAGATTAGCGTTACCGGAGAGATGAAAAAATAtaggaaacattttttcttatgtCTTTTAGgtaatataaacatttcacATTTCCATATAAATGCTTAAATTCTTCCTCAACATACAGGCACATCCGCAAATGTAAGCCAATCAAACATTTCGAAACAATTTTGCTTGAAAAGCTTCGTTTCAAGAAGATAATTATGCTACAGCAACCGCTAgtcaaaaaaattcaagattGCAGCAACCTCAGACAAAGAGTTTTTAGGCTTATTGGGAATCACAAGAAAGTAAAGACCAAACTAAATAATCTCAGGCTACGCAGTTTGGTGAGCgaccctaaaatttaaaaaacatattttaattacccTGTACTATAGCACTTAActaaaaaaacacaattttagattttcgcataatttgctttgttaaattagttaaaCAATAAGTTTACCCACACATTTAAATACGGAATAGCTAGtaataaatctattaaaatgtttgtaaacaaattttagtttgTGTCTTATTAAGTTCAAGGACTTCGGAAACAGtaagttattttaaagttgTATAAATTATCTGCCGATAAAGTAGATGAGGTATCTATCAAAGTTTTTTGCACTTTGGTTTGTCCTTTGGGCACACTCCTTTAACAATTTCGCTAAatgctgtaaaaataaataaagtttatttattttaccataaaataactttaatcCTCTTTTTCGTCTTACGTGGCATTCCTTTTTGCTCCCGACGGCATGAAACACGTTCAACTTGGCAACGATTTAGACCAGTAAACACACAACCATTAGCAGCTTTTCCGCAATGAACATCCATTTTCCAATCACAAGTGGTGCATTCGTCTTCCGCTACGGTAGTCGCCACTATTATTGAAACTTAAAATTCAGAGCCGCTTATTAACTAAAgaattaattcaataaatgCTAAGGGCTTACCAATTATGAGATGGATCTTCATAGCGACGATCAATTTTCTAACTACTTTGGAAAAGTACTAAAATCTTTAGCCAGTAATGACATTTCCAAAGTTAAGTACTGAAACATATCTCATTTGTAACagttatattaaacaaaaatttattacTTTACTCTtctattacaaaattatttgctTCACGGATATGGTTATGCTATTTATAGCTTACCTTATTTATTGTGAGCTACCTTAAAGAAGTAATTAGTTAAGTTAAATAAGTCAAAATATTACCACAATTTAATTCCTCAGACATTGTTGATTTGGTTGTTTAAAAGAGTAAactaaaaaagttgtaaaggGAGGTCAAAGCCCACAAATTGCAACTTATCACGAAAGGCTTagtcaaaacatttaaaggGTGCTGTGATTTTTCACcagaaaaatgcatttaaacttCCCTTTTTAATAGAAGTCCTTATctgaaatcataaaaatcaatatattgTTTACGACCTTTGAAACTGTGATGTGttgtaaattgattttatgccCAATGCATTGGCCCATTTTGATGTTTTGA
The genomic region above belongs to Drosophila takahashii strain IR98-3 E-12201 chromosome 2L, DtakHiC1v2, whole genome shotgun sequence and contains:
- the Sfp26Ac gene encoding accessory gland protein Acp63F, with the translated sequence MKIHLIIVSIIVATTVAEDECTTCDWKMDVHCGKAANGCVFTGLNRCQVERVSCRREQKGMPPFSEIVKGVCPKDKPKCKKL